Proteins from one Monodelphis domestica isolate mMonDom1 chromosome 6, mMonDom1.pri, whole genome shotgun sequence genomic window:
- the LOC100022445 gene encoding GTPase NRas-like, translated as MYKLVVMGSCFVGKSALTLQLLQNRFVTEYEPTIEDSYRRQTVVDGEPCQLDILDTTGTAEYSILQDQFIRWGEGFLCVYAVDDFKSFQHVSIVWDHLQRIKDTDRVPMVLVANKTDVTKWLVDPALGQGVAESFRVPFVKTSARTGRGVEHAFHELVREIRRWRTQEELKGYPEIRENQGCGTKHCTIL; from the coding sequence ATGTATAAGTTGGTGGTGATGGGCAGCTGTTTTGTGGGCAAGAGCGCCCTGACCCTCCAGCTTCTCCAGAATCGATTTGTGACCGAGTATGAGCCCACCATTGAAGACTCCTATCGGAGGCAGACAGTGGTAGATGGGGAACCCTGTCAGCTGGACATCCTGGACACCACAGGCACTGCTGAGTACAGCATTCTGCAGGACCAGTTCATACGCTGGGGGGAGGGCTTCCTCTGTGTCTATGCAGTGGATGACTTCAAATCCTTCCAGCACGTGAGCATTGTGTGGGACCATTTGCAGAGAATCAAGGATACTGACCGGGTGCCCATGGTGTTGGTAGCCAACAAAACTGATGTGACCAAATGGCTGGTGGACCCCGCACTGGGCCAAGGGGTAGCTGAGAGCTTCCGGGTTCCCTTTGTGAAGACATCAGCCAGGACCGGACGAGGTGTAGAGCATGCCTTCCATGAGCTGGTCCGGGAGATTCGGAGGTGGAGAACCCAGGAGGAGCTTAAGGGCTACCCTGAGATTAGAGAGAACCAGGGCTGTGGCACCAAGCATTGCACAATCCTGTAA